A single genomic interval of Clostridium facile harbors:
- a CDS encoding alpha/beta hydrolase fold domain-containing protein: protein MKKRGVSLLLAIAMVLTVICSTFVQSFANNVATADGTLKIEDGKLVVSNIQQETFYHTDQVFSGDYTVEMRARVNNQAVGLLLGQGGNNAAMWSLATVNPLGVWVHPMNNWAGVVKVPFDQVQNGRWVTLKVAIQGTTATTYLNDQQVHQYTVPEGSTDGPIGLRFSTTESADLDYLKVYQDGKTIWEDSFNKIDSNKWDFPAPQSGTTGDGRVWIDNGQLVVPSGGDVTYTSKQNFSGDYTIEMKATVHNQAAGLCFGSGSPNPPLWILALVDPYGLWAHQPGNWTVIDKVASDQVKTDTPVTMKIDIKGTTVTTYLNNQKVHECQMDQATTSGPLKLRFAATESADIDYVRVTQNGQITWQDEFEFIDTTKWDFVPPADDVASDVPESYMEPIWEGTTAYEESVWPIAEQDGTVKDIPLLYHADKILTVQNLARTITYQEGKDYTLVDGKLHIPEGSSIPVTSCDTYHPSTGAFPDGDGGYVYWEEGTGIVTRQIYVTYQHSDTWQEEKPADKSNLLPKTIQRLENREDLNIVFYGDSITEGYNTSSFVNTAPYMPKWSTLVTESLKKAYPLSNITEVNTGLSGQETPWGVQNITERVTNYDPDLVVLAFGMNDAGQHRSPQEYVANLQAMIDAIHAKNPDCEIVLVSTTLPNPNAPGFQGEHEAYEQPMLAMEQEGVVVANMTAMHKALIEKKSFENMTGNNVNHPNDYLARVYAQVIYQTAFGEHHDDIGDLNDVSYVEGSNDPYQTLDIELPENMSGPVPVLVFIHGGAWVIGDKTDEELGGILDAALAEGYATVRVNYRLAQNAQWPAQIYDCKAAIRFIRANAETYHLNPDQIAVMGCSAGGHLVQMMGVTNGNPEFEDLSVGNADVSSDVQAVVSMYGISDVSTWHQSEEQLGNIIGNGKDPISMLIGDNYTTEQALAVSPITYVSSNTAPMFIGHGKNDTLVDVEQSFNLAEKVKENIDPELVDTYFPENAAHAQHDAWNNAETIKVTLNFLQKRFFPEQNLDSDENTRPGYWNVDLAGYQNKYLGLQYADQSPTQKLHLVLPDEGEGPFPVVVFVHGGGFAGGNSTGSSVLYTAEGALQALDRGYAVAMVDYRYSPEGYFPEPIYDVKAAIRYLRANAENYHLDSANFAIWGESAGGCIVDFVGTTNGNPAYEDLSMGNAEYSSEVQAVVSWYAITDLATDRNAQYRAAWLGSNAGNMDVIKDSSPINHVTKDAPAFYLQHGMADNEVDYQDSVRLYESLVEATGNPNTTLELFPGITHAVKKFLQPNNVSKIVDWLDEVLIFSGDTQVDKTALETLYNQVKDTDLNQYVDGEAKDTFVAELEKAKNLIANEEATQEQVNEAVTALQNAYDALEKKPVEPVETNKDILNKVIVYAEEQKASDDFNNVIADVQESFNAALDAAKEIAADPAASQDAVDAAWKALMTEIHKLGFVKGDITSLEALVSLAEGYDMNDYVEAGQAEFLEALKAAQDLLANKDNAMQTEIETAESNLLNAMLNLRYKADKSILEKVIAEANGKDASAYTAESYAVLEAAVAEANAVMANEDATQEEVDAAVTSVQEAMKGLVAVEKPSTETPDDSKADGTQTGQESTTTKANATKTGDFAPIAGVIILALAGTAAILSRRKK from the coding sequence ATGAAAAAAAGAGGCGTTAGTTTGCTGTTGGCAATTGCCATGGTACTAACTGTGATATGTAGTACTTTTGTGCAAAGTTTTGCAAATAATGTTGCAACAGCTGACGGCACATTAAAAATCGAAGATGGCAAATTGGTAGTTTCCAATATTCAACAGGAAACTTTTTACCATACCGATCAGGTGTTTAGTGGCGACTATACTGTAGAAATGCGCGCTAGAGTAAACAATCAAGCGGTTGGACTGTTGCTTGGGCAAGGTGGTAACAATGCGGCAATGTGGAGTTTGGCTACAGTAAATCCACTTGGCGTATGGGTCCATCCAATGAACAACTGGGCTGGCGTTGTAAAAGTGCCATTTGACCAGGTTCAAAACGGAAGATGGGTTACATTAAAAGTGGCAATCCAAGGCACAACTGCGACCACCTATTTAAATGACCAACAAGTACATCAATACACTGTACCAGAAGGTTCTACAGATGGTCCTATTGGTCTGCGTTTTTCCACTACAGAATCTGCTGACCTTGATTATTTAAAGGTATATCAAGATGGAAAAACGATTTGGGAAGATAGTTTTAATAAAATTGACTCAAATAAATGGGACTTCCCTGCTCCACAATCCGGTACAACTGGAGATGGACGAGTATGGATTGATAACGGGCAGCTAGTTGTTCCAAGTGGCGGAGATGTTACTTATACATCCAAACAGAATTTTAGTGGGGATTATACTATTGAAATGAAGGCAACAGTACATAACCAGGCAGCTGGTTTGTGTTTTGGGTCTGGAAGCCCTAATCCACCACTTTGGATTTTAGCTTTGGTGGACCCATATGGTTTGTGGGCGCATCAACCTGGAAACTGGACAGTAATTGATAAGGTTGCGTCTGACCAGGTGAAAACAGATACTCCTGTTACTATGAAAATTGATATCAAAGGTACTACGGTTACTACTTATCTGAACAACCAAAAAGTACATGAGTGCCAGATGGACCAAGCTACAACTTCCGGCCCATTAAAACTGCGTTTTGCCGCAACAGAATCCGCTGATATCGATTACGTTCGTGTAACCCAGAACGGACAGATTACATGGCAAGATGAATTTGAATTTATTGATACAACAAAATGGGACTTTGTCCCTCCAGCAGACGATGTTGCCAGTGATGTTCCAGAATCCTATATGGAACCAATATGGGAGGGTACTACTGCTTATGAAGAAAGCGTTTGGCCCATTGCGGAACAGGATGGAACAGTAAAAGATATTCCATTATTGTATCATGCAGATAAAATTTTAACTGTACAGAATTTAGCTCGGACAATCACCTACCAAGAAGGAAAAGACTATACTCTTGTGGATGGGAAACTGCATATTCCAGAAGGTTCTAGTATTCCAGTTACTTCCTGTGATACTTATCATCCTTCCACTGGTGCATTTCCAGATGGGGATGGTGGATATGTTTATTGGGAAGAAGGCACAGGGATTGTAACAAGGCAGATTTATGTTACTTATCAACATTCTGATACATGGCAAGAGGAGAAACCTGCTGATAAATCGAACTTGCTTCCAAAAACCATCCAACGTTTGGAAAATAGGGAAGACTTAAACATTGTATTCTATGGGGATAGCATTACCGAAGGATATAATACCTCCAGTTTTGTCAATACAGCCCCATATATGCCAAAATGGTCTACTTTAGTGACCGAATCTTTGAAAAAGGCTTATCCATTATCTAATATTACAGAAGTGAACACCGGTTTATCTGGTCAGGAAACCCCTTGGGGTGTTCAGAATATTACCGAACGTGTTACCAATTATGACCCTGACTTGGTAGTTCTTGCATTCGGTATGAATGATGCTGGACAACATCGCTCTCCACAAGAATATGTGGCAAACCTTCAGGCAATGATTGACGCAATTCACGCAAAAAATCCGGATTGTGAAATTGTTCTTGTTTCCACTACATTGCCAAATCCAAATGCACCAGGATTCCAAGGTGAGCACGAAGCATATGAACAGCCAATGTTGGCTATGGAACAAGAAGGTGTTGTTGTCGCAAATATGACAGCAATGCACAAAGCGTTAATTGAGAAAAAATCTTTTGAAAATATGACTGGGAATAACGTAAACCATCCAAATGATTATTTGGCACGTGTTTATGCACAGGTGATTTATCAAACCGCATTTGGGGAACATCACGATGATATTGGTGATTTAAATGATGTATCCTACGTAGAGGGCAGTAATGACCCTTATCAAACATTAGATATTGAATTGCCAGAAAATATGTCTGGCCCAGTGCCAGTATTGGTATTTATCCATGGTGGAGCATGGGTAATTGGTGATAAAACAGATGAAGAACTTGGTGGTATACTAGATGCCGCTTTGGCAGAAGGATACGCTACAGTACGTGTGAACTACCGTTTAGCACAAAATGCACAATGGCCAGCACAGATCTATGACTGTAAAGCCGCTATTCGTTTTATCCGTGCAAATGCGGAAACCTATCATTTAAATCCAGATCAGATTGCTGTTATGGGATGCTCCGCTGGCGGACATTTGGTTCAAATGATGGGTGTTACCAATGGAAATCCAGAATTTGAAGATCTCTCCGTGGGTAACGCGGATGTTTCTAGTGATGTTCAGGCAGTTGTTTCCATGTATGGTATTTCTGATGTAAGTACATGGCATCAGTCTGAAGAACAATTAGGAAATATTATTGGTAATGGAAAAGACCCAATTTCTATGTTAATTGGAGATAACTATACAACAGAGCAGGCTTTGGCAGTTAGTCCAATTACTTATGTATCTTCCAATACAGCTCCTATGTTTATTGGGCACGGTAAAAATGATACGTTAGTAGATGTAGAACAATCCTTTAATTTAGCAGAGAAAGTAAAAGAAAACATTGACCCAGAATTGGTAGATACTTATTTCCCTGAAAATGCAGCTCATGCTCAACACGATGCTTGGAATAATGCAGAAACAATAAAAGTAACCTTGAATTTCCTGCAAAAACGTTTCTTCCCAGAACAAAACCTTGATTCTGACGAAAATACCCGTCCAGGATATTGGAATGTAGATTTGGCAGGATACCAAAATAAATATCTTGGTTTACAATATGCGGACCAATCCCCAACACAAAAATTACACCTTGTTCTTCCTGATGAAGGAGAAGGTCCATTCCCAGTAGTGGTATTTGTACATGGCGGTGGATTCGCAGGTGGTAACTCTACTGGAAGTTCGGTATTGTATACGGCGGAAGGCGCACTACAGGCATTGGATCGTGGATATGCGGTTGCGATGGTAGACTACCGTTATAGTCCAGAAGGTTATTTCCCAGAACCAATTTATGATGTGAAAGCAGCAATCCGCTATTTAAGAGCAAATGCAGAAAATTATCATTTGGATTCCGCAAACTTTGCAATTTGGGGTGAATCCGCTGGTGGATGTATTGTTGACTTTGTTGGTACCACCAACGGTAACCCAGCTTATGAAGATTTATCTATGGGAAATGCGGAATATTCTAGTGAAGTACAAGCAGTTGTTTCTTGGTATGCAATTACTGATTTAGCAACTGATCGAAATGCTCAGTACCGTGCAGCGTGGTTAGGTTCCAACGCTGGCAATATGGATGTTATTAAAGATTCCAGTCCAATTAACCATGTAACAAAAGATGCCCCAGCATTTTATTTGCAGCATGGTATGGCAGATAATGAAGTGGACTATCAGGATAGTGTAAGACTGTATGAATCTCTGGTAGAAGCAACTGGAAATCCAAATACAACATTAGAACTATTCCCTGGTATTACCCATGCAGTGAAAAAATTCTTGCAGCCAAACAATGTATCTAAGATTGTGGATTGGTTGGATGAAGTACTGATATTCTCCGGTGATACCCAAGTAGATAAAACAGCACTGGAGACCCTCTACAACCAGGTAAAAGATACTGATTTGAACCAGTATGTAGATGGAGAAGCAAAAGATACCTTTGTAGCAGAACTGGAAAAAGCGAAAAACCTGATTGCGAATGAAGAAGCAACCCAGGAACAAGTTAACGAAGCAGTAACAGCACTGCAGAATGCTTATGACGCACTGGAAAAGAAACCAGTAGAACCAGTGGAAACCAATAAAGATATCCTAAACAAAGTAATCGTATACGCAGAAGAACAAAAAGCATCTGATGACTTTAACAATGTTATCGCAGATGTACAGGAATCCTTCAACGCAGCATTGGATGCAGCAAAAGAAATTGCGGCAGATCCAGCAGCAAGTCAGGATGCAGTAGATGCAGCATGGAAAGCATTAATGACAGAAATTCATAAACTAGGCTTTGTCAAAGGAGATATTACTTCCTTAGAAGCTCTGGTATCCTTGGCAGAAGGCTATGACATGAATGACTATGTAGAAGCAGGTCAGGCAGAATTCTTAGAAGCATTGAAAGCAGCGCAAGATTTATTAGCGAATAAAGATAATGCAATGCAAACAGAAATCGAAACAGCAGAAAGCAATCTGTTGAACGCGATGCTGAACCTGAGATACAAAGCGGATAAATCCATCCTGGAAAAAGTAATTGCGGAAGCCAACGGCAAAGATGCTAGTGCATATACAGCGGAAAGCTACGCAGTACTGGAAGCAGCAGTAGCAGAAGCAAACGCAGTAATGGCGAACGAAGATGCAACCCAGGAAGAAGTAGACGCAGCAGTAACAAGTGTACAAGAAGCAATGAAAGGTCTGGTAGCAGTAGAAAAACCATCTACCGAAACACCAGATGACAGCAAAGCAGACGGTACACAAACAGGGCAAGAAAGTACAACCACAAAAGCAAATGCAACGAAAACAGGCGACTTTGCTCCAATTGCTGGCGTTATTATTCTTGCATTAGCAGGAACTGCAGCCATCCTTAGCCGTAGAAAAAAATAA
- a CDS encoding NUDIX hydrolase, with product MKEMLTIVDDQLHPIQTMSREMAHKTGALHQVIHCWVIDPYQSEIQIYLQQRSKNKADFPGLYDLTSTGHIDAGETRVQAVCREVMEEIGLILNPSYLKYLGHVKEEIQIAEFFDREIAHVFVYPIQNPIFYPGEEIDSIVKLPISEFKKWLQSPNQQLTGVQYGSNQVINIPDNQMCIHPKKYLCWALKQIENLVTTIG from the coding sequence ATGAAAGAAATGCTAACCATTGTGGATGACCAGCTGCATCCTATCCAAACAATGAGCCGTGAAATGGCACATAAAACAGGGGCTCTCCACCAGGTAATTCATTGTTGGGTAATCGACCCTTACCAGTCTGAAATACAAATTTATTTGCAGCAGCGTTCCAAAAACAAAGCAGATTTTCCAGGATTATACGACCTGACTTCTACCGGCCATATTGACGCTGGTGAAACAAGGGTACAAGCTGTGTGCCGGGAAGTGATGGAAGAAATCGGTTTGATTTTAAACCCTAGTTATCTAAAGTACCTTGGGCATGTAAAAGAAGAAATTCAAATAGCAGAATTTTTTGATCGTGAAATTGCCCATGTATTTGTTTATCCAATTCAAAACCCTATTTTCTATCCAGGAGAAGAAATAGATAGTATCGTAAAACTTCCTATTTCAGAGTTTAAAAAATGGCTTCAATCTCCAAATCAACAATTAACTGGAGTTCAATACGGCTCCAATCAAGTGATTAATATTCCTGATAACCAAATGTGTATCCATCCTAAAAAATATCTTTGTTGGGCTTTAAAGCAAATAGAAAATCTCGTTACTACAATTGGTTAA
- a CDS encoding iron-containing alcohol dehydrogenase, with protein MARFTLPRDIYFGKGTLDELKNLKGKKAIIVVGGGSMKRFGFLDKVVANLNEAGIETQLFEGVEPDPSVETVMKGAAAMRDFEPDWIVAIGGGSPIDAAKAMWAFYEYPDTKFEDLITPFAFPTLRTKAKFLAIPSTSGTATEVTAFSVITDYEKGIKYPLADFNITPDVAIVDPDLAETMPPKLVAHTGMDALTHAIEAYVSTLNSPFTDPLAIKAIQMVMEYLPTSYEGCTVSREQMHYAQCLAGMAFSNALLGIVHSMAHKTGAAFSTGHIPHGCANAIYLPYVIKYNSKNPVAAQRYQTIANSIGLDTVEALCHKIDDFNKRMSIPKTLKEFGINEAEFKEKLPEIAKNAIGDACTGSNPRIPTQEEMEKLFTAIYYGEDVDF; from the coding sequence ATGGCTAGATTTACATTGCCAAGAGATATTTATTTCGGTAAAGGTACCTTAGATGAATTGAAAAATTTAAAAGGCAAAAAAGCAATTATTGTTGTAGGCGGCGGCTCCATGAAACGCTTTGGTTTTTTGGATAAAGTTGTTGCAAACTTAAACGAAGCTGGTATTGAAACGCAGTTGTTTGAAGGCGTTGAGCCAGATCCCTCCGTTGAAACTGTTATGAAAGGCGCTGCTGCAATGCGCGATTTTGAACCAGACTGGATTGTTGCAATCGGTGGCGGTTCCCCAATCGACGCAGCAAAAGCTATGTGGGCTTTCTATGAATACCCAGATACTAAATTTGAAGACCTGATTACTCCATTTGCTTTCCCAACTTTAAGAACAAAAGCAAAATTCTTGGCAATTCCGTCTACTTCCGGTACAGCTACTGAAGTTACTGCTTTCTCTGTAATTACTGATTATGAAAAAGGCATTAAATATCCTTTGGCTGACTTTAATATTACACCAGATGTTGCAATCGTTGACCCTGATTTGGCTGAAACAATGCCACCTAAACTGGTTGCCCATACTGGTATGGACGCATTGACCCATGCAATTGAAGCATATGTTTCCACTTTAAATTCACCATTCACAGATCCTCTGGCAATCAAAGCAATCCAAATGGTTATGGAATATCTCCCAACCTCTTATGAAGGATGTACTGTTTCCAGAGAACAAATGCACTATGCACAGTGCTTGGCTGGTATGGCATTCTCCAATGCTCTGTTGGGTATTGTTCACTCCATGGCACATAAAACAGGCGCCGCATTCAGCACAGGACATATTCCTCATGGCTGTGCAAACGCAATTTATTTGCCATATGTCATCAAGTACAACAGCAAAAATCCTGTTGCTGCTCAAAGATACCAGACAATTGCAAATTCTATTGGTTTGGATACTGTTGAAGCTCTCTGCCACAAAATTGATGACTTCAACAAACGGATGAGCATTCCTAAAACCTTAAAAGAATTTGGCATTAATGAAGCTGAATTTAAAGAAAAACTGCCTGAAATTGCGAAGAATGCAATTGGTGATGCTTGTACAGGTTCTAATCCAAGAATTCCTACCCAGGAAGAAATGGAAAAACTGTTTACAGCAATCTACTATGGCGAAGACGTTGATTTTTAA
- a CDS encoding flavin reductase family protein, giving the protein MKEFDISQLAFSPFQKIGTQWMLVTAGDQNGYNTMTASWGGVGVLWGKNVAFVFIRPERYTKAFVEQNDYFTLSFYPENWKDALRFCGSHSGKEFDKAKETGLTPVFVDGTTTFEQAELTLVCRKMYQQDLLESCALDDSIQKWYQKEGHHTMYVAEICHAYQK; this is encoded by the coding sequence ATGAAAGAATTTGATATTTCACAATTAGCCTTTTCTCCTTTTCAAAAAATCGGCACACAATGGATGCTGGTAACCGCTGGGGATCAAAACGGATATAATACCATGACTGCCAGTTGGGGTGGTGTTGGTGTCCTGTGGGGAAAAAATGTAGCGTTTGTGTTTATCCGTCCAGAACGTTATACGAAAGCTTTTGTAGAACAAAATGATTATTTTACACTAAGTTTTTATCCAGAAAATTGGAAGGACGCTTTAAGGTTTTGTGGCAGCCACTCCGGAAAAGAGTTCGATAAAGCCAAAGAAACTGGCTTAACCCCTGTATTTGTGGATGGTACCACTACATTTGAACAAGCGGAACTCACTCTTGTTTGTAGAAAAATGTACCAGCAAGACCTACTGGAAAGCTGTGCATTGGATGACTCCATCCAAAAATGGTATCAAAAGGAAGGCCACCATACCATGTATGTAGCGGAAATCTGTCACGCATACCAAAAATAA